A window of the Candidatus Polarisedimenticolaceae bacterium genome harbors these coding sequences:
- the rocD gene encoding ornithine--oxo-acid transaminase: MQTLKLSAADLIKLEDDYGAHNYHPLDVVVHKASGCWVWDVEGVKYLDFLAAYSAVNQGHAHPRIRRAMIEQADRVTLTSRAFRSDQLGLLYKEMSELSGYRKMLPMNSGAEAVETAIKLARKWGYTVKGIPKDKAEILVFTGNFHGRTTTIISFSEEQQYKENFGPLTPGFTMLPYGDLEAIEKAINPNVAAILVEPIQGESGIHLPPEGYLRGIEALCKKNNALFICDEIQAGLGRTGKAFCFQHEGVRPDIVIVGKALSGGFYPVSAILADDPIMLVYKPGDHGSTFGGNPLAAAVAREALKVLVDEGMIENSAREGAYFLEKLRGLKSKHIKEVRGKGLWIGLELKPDAGGARRFCEALRDKQLLCKETHVHTIRFAPPLNVTREELDWAFERVEAVFRELD, from the coding sequence ATGCAGACCCTTAAGCTCAGCGCGGCCGACCTGATCAAGCTCGAAGACGACTACGGCGCCCACAATTACCACCCGCTCGACGTCGTGGTGCACAAGGCGTCCGGCTGCTGGGTGTGGGACGTCGAAGGGGTCAAGTACCTCGACTTCCTCGCCGCGTACTCGGCGGTGAACCAGGGCCACGCGCACCCGCGCATCCGCCGGGCGATGATCGAGCAGGCGGACCGCGTCACGCTCACGTCGCGCGCCTTCCGCAGCGACCAGCTCGGCCTCCTCTACAAGGAGATGTCGGAGCTGTCGGGCTACCGCAAGATGCTGCCGATGAACTCCGGCGCCGAGGCGGTCGAGACGGCGATCAAGCTCGCGCGGAAGTGGGGCTACACGGTCAAGGGGATTCCCAAGGACAAGGCGGAGATCCTCGTCTTCACCGGCAACTTCCACGGCCGCACGACGACGATCATCAGCTTCTCCGAGGAGCAGCAGTACAAGGAGAACTTCGGCCCGCTCACCCCCGGCTTCACGATGCTCCCCTACGGCGACCTCGAGGCGATCGAGAAGGCCATCAACCCGAACGTCGCCGCGATCCTCGTCGAGCCGATCCAGGGCGAGAGCGGGATCCACCTCCCGCCCGAGGGCTACCTGCGCGGCATCGAGGCACTCTGCAAGAAGAACAACGCGCTCTTCATCTGCGACGAGATCCAGGCGGGTCTCGGCCGCACCGGGAAGGCCTTCTGCTTTCAGCACGAAGGCGTGCGCCCGGACATCGTCATCGTCGGCAAGGCGCTCTCCGGTGGCTTCTACCCGGTCTCGGCGATCCTCGCGGACGATCCGATCATGCTCGTCTACAAGCCGGGGGATCACGGCTCGACCTTCGGCGGCAACCCGCTCGCCGCGGCGGTCGCGCGCGAAGCGCTCAAGGTCCTCGTCGACGAGGGGATGATCGAGAACTCGGCGCGCGAAGGCGCCTACTTCCTCGAGAAGCTCCGCGGACTGAAGAGCAAGCACATCAAGGAAGTGCGCGGCAAGGGCCTGTGGATCGGCCTCGAGCTGAAGCCGGACGCCGGCGGCGCGCGCCGCTTCTGCGAGGCCCTTCGCGACAAGCAGCTCCTCTGCAAGGAGACGCACGTCCACACGATCCGCTTCGCGCCGCCGCTCAACGTCACGCGCGAGGAGCTCGACTGGGCGTTCGAGCGCGTCGAAGCGGTGTTTCGCGAGCTCGACTGA
- a CDS encoding undecaprenyl-diphosphate phosphatase, which yields MIWPLPLIAIILGIVEGITEFLPISSTGHLLLTNHLLGFEGDRAEAFAIFIQLGAILAIVVEYRKRLISDVARKPGFAVNLGVAFLPAAVIGLLTHHWIKEHLFGPKTVAAALIVGAIAIALVERFRPTAVVARAEEAGVGRSFLIGVAQCFSLWPGFSRSAATILGGLLCGLERQAATEFSFFLAIPTMGAATVWDLYKNRQALDSHDFVWLFVSTAIAFLVAWAAIRWFLRFVSRHSLTPFAWYRIALGLLVLALVR from the coding sequence ATGATCTGGCCGCTGCCGCTCATCGCGATCATCCTCGGCATCGTCGAGGGGATCACCGAGTTCCTACCGATCTCCTCGACCGGCCACCTGCTGCTCACGAACCACCTCCTCGGCTTCGAAGGCGACCGGGCGGAGGCGTTCGCGATCTTCATCCAGCTCGGCGCCATCCTCGCGATCGTCGTCGAGTACCGGAAGCGCCTGATCAGCGACGTGGCCCGAAAACCCGGCTTCGCCGTCAACCTCGGCGTCGCGTTCCTTCCTGCCGCGGTCATCGGGCTCCTCACGCACCACTGGATCAAGGAGCACCTCTTCGGGCCCAAGACGGTCGCCGCGGCCCTCATCGTCGGCGCGATCGCGATCGCGCTCGTCGAGCGGTTCCGGCCGACTGCCGTCGTCGCGCGCGCCGAAGAAGCCGGCGTGGGGCGCTCGTTCCTCATCGGGGTCGCGCAGTGCTTCTCGCTCTGGCCCGGCTTCTCGCGTTCCGCGGCGACGATCCTGGGCGGCTTGCTCTGCGGCCTCGAGCGGCAGGCCGCCACCGAGTTCTCGTTCTTCCTCGCGATCCCCACGATGGGCGCTGCGACCGTGTGGGACCTCTATAAGAACCGTCAGGCGCTCGACTCGCACGACTTCGTATGGCTCTTCGTCTCCACCGCCATCGCGTTCCTCGTCGCGTGGGCGGCGATCCGCTGGTTCCTGCGGTTCGTCTCGCGCCACTCGCTCACGCCGTTCGCCTGGTACCGGATCGCGCTCGGCCTGCTCGTCCTCGCGCTCGTGCGCTAG
- a CDS encoding pyridoxal-dependent decarboxylase, with the protein MKRPSLGDMPPDEFRDAAHKVADLAADYLDRLEDYPVLPRTTPGETRAQISLSPPRESEPMEKILDDYRTIVEPNITHWQHPGFMAYFPSVASGPGILGEWLAATLNSNVMLWRNAPSSTEVEEVVISWLRQMLGLPDTFDGMLTDTASISSLLSIVAARHAVPGLNARDEGLAGRPGIGRLRMYLSGEAHSSIDKAAMVAGIGKAGMRRIPVDKEYAMQPDALAKAIAEDRANGWTPFCCVATLGTTSSTAIDPCDAIAVICKKEQLWLHVDAAYAGIAAIDPESRPLFAGWEHADSIVVNPHKWMFTPFDASLLLWRDREGFRDAFSLVPEYLRTPDAGAVHNFNEYGIQLGRRFRALKLWMQIRWFGVDGIAARLREHMRLARQLKTWVEADPDWEVVAPVPFATLCIRHKSDDAKNQAIIDAVNASGDIFLSHTKLDGRFVIRVSIGNPRQTEAHVAKCWELLREAGRASGG; encoded by the coding sequence GTGAAGCGCCCTTCCCTCGGCGACATGCCGCCCGACGAGTTCCGCGACGCCGCCCACAAGGTCGCCGACCTCGCGGCGGACTATCTCGACCGTCTCGAGGACTACCCGGTCCTACCGCGCACCACGCCAGGGGAGACGCGCGCACAGATCTCATTGTCGCCACCGCGCGAGTCGGAGCCGATGGAGAAGATCCTCGACGACTACCGCACCATCGTCGAGCCCAACATCACGCACTGGCAGCATCCCGGCTTCATGGCCTACTTTCCCAGCGTCGCCTCCGGACCGGGCATCCTTGGCGAATGGCTCGCCGCGACGTTGAACTCGAACGTCATGCTCTGGCGCAACGCGCCGTCGTCGACGGAGGTCGAAGAGGTCGTCATCTCGTGGCTTCGCCAGATGCTCGGCCTGCCCGACACCTTCGACGGCATGCTCACCGACACCGCGTCGATCTCGTCGCTGCTGTCGATCGTCGCCGCGCGCCACGCCGTACCCGGATTGAACGCGAGAGACGAAGGCCTCGCCGGCCGTCCCGGCATCGGCAGGCTGCGGATGTATCTTTCGGGCGAAGCGCATTCATCGATCGACAAGGCCGCGATGGTCGCCGGCATCGGCAAGGCCGGCATGCGCCGCATCCCCGTCGACAAGGAATACGCAATGCAGCCCGACGCGCTCGCGAAGGCGATCGCGGAAGATCGCGCCAACGGCTGGACGCCATTCTGCTGCGTCGCCACGCTCGGCACGACGAGCTCAACGGCCATCGACCCCTGCGACGCGATCGCGGTGATCTGCAAGAAGGAACAACTCTGGCTCCACGTCGACGCCGCCTACGCCGGCATCGCCGCGATCGACCCCGAGTCGCGCCCCCTCTTCGCCGGCTGGGAGCACGCCGACTCGATCGTCGTCAACCCGCACAAGTGGATGTTCACGCCGTTCGACGCGTCGCTCCTCCTCTGGCGCGATCGCGAAGGCTTCCGCGACGCCTTCTCACTGGTGCCCGAGTACTTGCGCACCCCCGACGCCGGCGCCGTCCACAACTTCAACGAGTACGGCATCCAGCTCGGCCGCCGCTTTCGTGCATTGAAACTGTGGATGCAGATCCGCTGGTTCGGCGTCGACGGCATCGCCGCGCGCTTGCGCGAGCACATGCGCCTCGCTCGCCAGCTCAAGACGTGGGTCGAGGCCGATCCCGACTGGGAGGTTGTGGCGCCCGTCCCATTCGCGACCCTTTGCATCCGCCACAAGAGCGACGACGCGAAGAATCAGGCGATCATCGACGCCGTCAATGCCTCGGGCGACATCTTCCTTTCGCACACGAAGCTCGACGGCCGCTTCGTGATCCGCGTCTCGATCGGGAACCCGCGACAGACCGAGGCGCATGTGGCGAAGTGTTGGGAGTTGTTGAGAGAGGCGGGGCGAGCTAGTGGAGGGTAG
- a CDS encoding MMPL family transporter, with translation MSTPSSGATPVGRKQRILLRIERFSRERWGLVFAASIALFVVSSWLATRIKLESDVLNLIPHGDRQVDTFREALHEFGSIDYLIALFEAAPDEGPDELEDFADAFAEKMRARTDLVETVEYRFQPDAAFMDLFTENALLFLPPEQLPKIAEKLTDGAIQTQIRENKSALASPTATLAGGLILKDPLGLMPLFVDRLLAHKGALKVDLSDGYYLSKDNRTLIMLIKPVHPSQDLAYSRKLIDAVREDSERVRTDLRADSAGGAATEIRLGGNPAVLTEEAGLLKRTVVTNGIVSFFAVTFLYWVCYRRFAALLYSSIPLMVGQAATFAVAAVALGSLNSASASLPALLMGLGTDFTILMYARYVEERQAGASLAVATEKMVGETGLGVFTGAITSAGTFYAMCVGSFRGLWDLGFLIGTGILICAVAIVFMLPAMIAWNDGVRRRREGKIQRLHLQSLGLEHLITFSVRHRALAIGGIVIATIVAGVLALNLGFEESINALRSNDAPSFKVQQEIADKFGASLSYMMAIAEGSTFDEAVHRAQAIEERVKPFQANGIVASKESILDYLPLPARQAQVIDAVKKDTTGAFDVARIRGTVTQALEENGFRTEAFQSYLDRMATFLSPKRPITLEDLYGKGLGRVVDRFVHQSEGRVRIVTYLYSADPRFRRNPPPGLVEALQEGDPGIVVTGTNVVGRQLRRIFLRDSRVAVVLGLVLVAVLLWIDFRSVKLSAIALAQLVSGVILMLGVMKIFKMDINYANAFVATMIMGVGIDYSIHLVHRLQANGGVVDEGVLETGKGVAMAAATNVAGFGTLCFGHYPAMMSVGIVALIGSLTCLVTALMLVPPLMADKIDDRKEPS, from the coding sequence ATGAGCACACCATCGTCCGGCGCGACTCCTGTCGGACGGAAGCAGCGCATCCTCCTCCGCATCGAGCGATTCAGCCGCGAGCGCTGGGGCCTCGTCTTCGCCGCGAGCATCGCGCTCTTCGTCGTGTCGTCCTGGCTCGCCACGCGCATCAAGCTCGAGTCGGACGTCCTGAATCTCATCCCGCACGGCGACCGCCAGGTCGACACGTTTCGCGAGGCGCTCCACGAGTTCGGCTCGATCGACTACCTGATCGCGCTCTTCGAGGCCGCGCCGGACGAGGGGCCCGACGAGCTGGAAGACTTCGCCGACGCCTTCGCCGAGAAGATGCGCGCGCGGACCGATCTCGTCGAGACGGTCGAGTACCGCTTCCAGCCCGATGCCGCGTTCATGGATCTGTTCACCGAGAACGCGCTCCTCTTCCTGCCGCCCGAGCAGCTCCCCAAGATCGCGGAAAAGCTCACCGACGGCGCGATCCAGACGCAGATCCGCGAGAACAAGAGCGCGCTCGCCTCGCCGACGGCGACGCTCGCCGGCGGGCTCATCCTCAAGGACCCGCTGGGGCTGATGCCGCTCTTCGTCGACCGCCTGCTCGCGCATAAGGGGGCGCTCAAGGTCGATCTCTCGGACGGCTACTACCTCTCGAAAGACAACCGCACGCTGATCATGCTGATCAAGCCGGTCCATCCGTCGCAGGACCTGGCGTACTCACGCAAGCTGATCGACGCGGTCCGCGAAGACTCCGAGAGGGTCCGCACCGATCTCCGCGCCGACAGCGCCGGCGGCGCCGCCACGGAGATCCGCCTCGGCGGCAACCCGGCGGTCCTCACGGAAGAAGCCGGGCTCTTGAAGCGCACCGTCGTGACGAACGGCATCGTCTCGTTCTTCGCCGTGACGTTTCTGTACTGGGTCTGCTACCGGAGGTTCGCGGCGCTCCTGTATTCGTCGATCCCGCTCATGGTCGGTCAGGCGGCGACGTTCGCCGTCGCCGCGGTCGCCCTGGGGAGCTTGAACTCCGCATCCGCCTCGCTTCCCGCGCTGCTCATGGGCCTCGGCACCGACTTCACGATCCTCATGTACGCGCGCTACGTCGAGGAGCGCCAGGCGGGCGCGTCGCTCGCCGTCGCGACCGAGAAAATGGTGGGAGAGACCGGGCTCGGCGTCTTCACCGGCGCGATCACCTCCGCCGGCACGTTCTACGCCATGTGCGTCGGCAGCTTCCGCGGCCTGTGGGACCTCGGCTTCCTCATCGGCACCGGCATCCTCATCTGCGCGGTCGCGATCGTCTTCATGCTCCCGGCAATGATCGCGTGGAACGACGGCGTGCGCCGGCGGCGCGAAGGGAAGATCCAGCGCTTGCACCTGCAGTCGCTCGGCCTCGAGCATCTCATCACCTTCTCGGTGCGGCACCGCGCGCTGGCAATCGGCGGCATCGTGATCGCGACGATCGTCGCCGGAGTCCTCGCGCTCAACCTCGGCTTCGAGGAGAGCATCAACGCGCTCCGGAGCAACGACGCCCCCTCGTTCAAGGTCCAGCAGGAGATCGCCGACAAGTTCGGCGCCTCGCTCTCCTACATGATGGCGATCGCGGAAGGCTCGACATTCGACGAGGCCGTCCACCGCGCGCAGGCGATCGAAGAGCGCGTGAAGCCGTTCCAGGCGAACGGGATCGTCGCCTCGAAGGAGTCGATCCTCGACTACCTGCCGCTCCCCGCGAGGCAAGCGCAGGTCATCGACGCCGTCAAGAAAGACACGACCGGCGCCTTCGACGTCGCGCGCATCCGCGGAACCGTCACGCAAGCGCTCGAGGAGAACGGCTTCCGGACCGAAGCGTTCCAGAGCTACCTCGACCGTATGGCCACCTTCCTCTCGCCGAAGCGGCCGATCACCCTCGAAGACCTCTACGGCAAGGGACTCGGGCGCGTCGTCGACCGGTTCGTCCACCAGAGCGAAGGTCGCGTGCGCATCGTCACCTATCTCTACAGCGCCGACCCGCGCTTCCGGCGGAACCCGCCGCCGGGGCTCGTCGAGGCGCTCCAGGAAGGCGATCCCGGCATCGTCGTCACCGGGACCAACGTCGTCGGACGGCAGCTCCGCCGCATCTTCCTTCGCGACTCGCGTGTCGCGGTCGTCCTCGGGCTCGTCCTCGTCGCCGTGCTCCTGTGGATCGACTTCCGCAGTGTCAAGCTGTCGGCGATCGCGCTGGCGCAGCTCGTGTCGGGCGTCATCCTCATGCTGGGCGTCATGAAGATCTTCAAGATGGACATCAACTACGCCAACGCCTTCGTCGCCACGATGATCATGGGGGTCGGCATCGACTATTCGATCCACCTCGTCCATCGCCTTCAGGCGAACGGCGGCGTCGTCGACGAAGGCGTGCTCGAGACCGGCAAGGGGGTCGCGATGGCGGCCGCGACGAACGTCGCCGGTTTCGGCACGCTCTGCTTCGGCCACTACCCCGCGATGATGAGCGTCGGAATCGTGGCGCTCATCGGCTCGTTGACGTGCCTCGTCACCGCGCTCATGCTCGTGCCGCCGCTCATGGCGGACAAGATTGACGACCGCAAGGAGCCTTCATGA